Proteins encoded within one genomic window of Companilactobacillus zhachilii:
- the recA gene encoding recombinase RecA: MAKDERQKALDVALKKIEKDFGKGAIMRMGDDLNTQISTVSTGSLALDNALGVGGFPRGRIVEIYGPESSGKTTVALHAVAEVQKQGGTAAYIDAENAMDPAYATALGVNIDDLLLSQPDTGEQGLQIADALVSSGAVDIVVVDSVAALVPRAEIEGEMGDAHVGLQARLMSQALRKLSGSINKTKTIALFINQIREKVGIMFGNPETTPGGRALKFYSTIRLEVRRAEQIKDGSDVIGNRTKIKVVKNKVAPPFKVALVDIMYGKGISQTGELVDMAVDKDIIDKSGSWYSYGDERIGQGRENAKTYLSENPEKMEEIKKKVRDAYGMDGKPEDEDAEGKDSKKTDKADKSDSKVKDDDGNIDLNLDSDKKETN; the protein is encoded by the coding sequence TTGGCTAAAGATGAACGACAAAAGGCTTTGGATGTAGCCTTGAAAAAGATTGAGAAGGACTTTGGTAAGGGTGCCATTATGAGAATGGGTGATGATCTAAATACCCAAATCTCAACTGTTTCAACTGGTTCATTAGCTCTTGATAACGCACTTGGCGTTGGGGGCTTTCCACGTGGTAGAATCGTTGAAATTTATGGACCTGAAAGTTCTGGTAAAACAACTGTAGCTTTACATGCTGTTGCTGAAGTACAAAAGCAAGGTGGTACTGCTGCTTATATTGATGCCGAAAATGCGATGGATCCTGCATATGCCACAGCATTAGGTGTTAACATTGATGACTTATTGCTATCACAACCTGATACTGGTGAACAAGGACTTCAAATTGCTGATGCTTTGGTTTCCAGTGGTGCCGTTGATATCGTCGTTGTCGATTCTGTTGCCGCTTTGGTTCCACGTGCTGAAATTGAAGGTGAAATGGGTGATGCTCATGTTGGTCTACAAGCTCGTTTGATGTCACAAGCTTTGCGTAAGCTTTCTGGTTCAATCAATAAGACTAAGACTATCGCACTTTTCATTAATCAAATTCGTGAAAAAGTTGGTATCATGTTTGGTAATCCAGAAACTACTCCTGGTGGTCGTGCTTTGAAGTTCTATTCAACAATTAGACTTGAAGTTCGCCGTGCTGAACAAATTAAAGATGGTTCTGATGTTATCGGTAACCGTACTAAAATTAAGGTTGTAAAAAACAAGGTTGCTCCTCCATTTAAGGTTGCACTAGTTGATATCATGTATGGTAAGGGTATTTCTCAAACTGGTGAATTGGTTGATATGGCGGTCGATAAGGATATTATTGACAAGTCAGGTTCATGGTACTCATACGGTGATGAACGTATTGGTCAAGGTCGTGAGAATGCAAAGACATACTTGTCTGAGAATCCTGAAAAAATGGAAGAGATTAAGAAGAAGGTCCGTGATGCCTATGGTATGGACGGAAAACCTGAAGATGAAGATGCTGAAGGTAAAGATTCTAAAAAAACAGATAAAGCAGATAAATCTGACAGTAAAGTCAAAGATGATGATGGAAACATCGATTTAAATCTTGATTCTGATAAAAAAGAAACTAATTAA
- a CDS encoding helix-turn-helix transcriptional regulator, which produces MELNEQLKKYRQQENLTQKQLAMKLNVSDKTISSWETNRTYPDISLLINLSSVLNVSLDELLKGDTETVEKIDKDLKLKKTYKHLLIVIGVLLVIVGGGYGFLSQYQYENELVDRFNPLLKTKIGYAALPTEKTAIDSDYIEMKVGPHEKKKVLGSPFKNMVVTDDSWGTSSFLTFYTGLPPVDKPYVMVEHRGIYVSRINFVDWESIPRGIRNNMFKDYSKYRGMYIDYKKSQKSMKGNYDPKTFVMNVGQYD; this is translated from the coding sequence ATGGAATTAAACGAACAGTTAAAGAAATATCGACAACAAGAAAATTTGACGCAAAAACAATTGGCCATGAAATTGAATGTTTCTGATAAGACAATTTCAAGTTGGGAGACCAATCGAACATATCCCGATATTTCATTATTGATCAATCTTAGTTCTGTTTTGAATGTTTCCTTAGATGAACTTTTAAAGGGAGATACTGAGACTGTGGAAAAAATTGATAAAGATTTGAAGTTGAAGAAAACTTATAAGCATTTGTTGATTGTAATCGGGGTATTACTGGTAATTGTTGGTGGTGGATATGGCTTTTTATCGCAATACCAATATGAAAATGAGTTGGTTGACCGCTTCAATCCATTACTTAAAACAAAGATTGGCTATGCGGCTTTACCGACCGAGAAGACTGCCATTGACTCGGACTATATCGAAATGAAAGTTGGACCACATGAAAAAAAGAAGGTTCTAGGTTCACCGTTTAAAAATATGGTTGTAACAGATGATTCATGGGGTACGTCATCATTTCTAACGTTCTACACAGGTTTGCCACCAGTTGATAAGCCATATGTGATGGTGGAACATCGAGGAATATATGTGTCACGAATAAATTTTGTCGATTGGGAATCAATTCCTCGAGGCATTAGAAATAATATGTTTAAGGATTATTCTAAATATCGCGGGATGTACATTGATTATAAAAAGAGTCAGAAATCAATGAAGGGTAATTATGACCCTAAAACATTTGTGATGAATGTTGGTCAATATGATTAG
- the ymfI gene encoding elongation factor P 5-aminopentanone reductase, whose translation MYALVMGSSGDIGTSTAKNLAEKGWSLYLHYNRNRERIDKLRTELVEKYPKQDFIPIKFDMENDKVEALTQQIFGLDAVVFAQGNTYYKLLVDISEAEIDSLWNIHVKLPILILKQLQDKLAKTHHGRVVFIGSIYGKVGSAMEVVYSTVKGAMSSFADAYAKEVASLGISVNVVAPGAVNTKMNTKEFSSEDLESVKDEIPADRLANPDEIADLVSYLVNIKSNYLTGQTIYFAGGWLL comes from the coding sequence ATGTATGCATTAGTTATGGGCAGTTCTGGTGATATCGGAACTAGTACCGCTAAGAATCTAGCTGAAAAGGGCTGGTCTTTGTATTTACACTACAATCGTAATCGTGAACGTATTGATAAATTACGAACTGAGTTAGTGGAGAAATATCCCAAGCAAGACTTTATACCAATTAAATTTGATATGGAAAATGACAAAGTTGAAGCCTTGACGCAACAAATTTTTGGCTTAGATGCGGTCGTCTTTGCGCAGGGGAATACTTACTATAAGTTACTGGTTGATATTTCTGAAGCTGAAATTGATTCACTTTGGAATATTCATGTAAAATTGCCAATTTTGATTTTGAAACAATTACAAGATAAATTAGCAAAAACTCATCATGGACGGGTCGTTTTCATCGGCTCAATCTATGGCAAAGTGGGTTCAGCGATGGAAGTAGTTTACAGTACAGTAAAAGGTGCTATGTCGTCATTTGCGGATGCCTATGCTAAGGAAGTTGCTTCATTGGGGATTTCTGTCAATGTCGTGGCACCAGGTGCTGTGAATACAAAGATGAATACCAAAGAATTCTCGAGTGAAGATTTGGAAAGTGTTAAAGATGAGATACCAGCTGATCGACTGGCAAACCCGGATGAGATTGCTGATTTAGTCAGTTATCTTGTCAATATCAAGTCAAATTATCTGACGGGACAAACGATTTATTTTGCTGGTGGCTGGTTACTGTAA
- a CDS encoding glycosyltransferase family 4 protein, which yields MFSVIVKLFVTMILSAAITPFVVKLAYILGAVDKPNARRVNIKPMPTMGGLAIFIAFNFSTFVLLREQFPTHELFSVFLAECIIILTGIIDDIRELSPKAKLAGILAAALVIYFLAGIRMNEVTLPIIGSFELGWWSLPITIIWIIAITNAVNLIDGLDGLATGVSIIALFTMGVMAYFFLNMTNVYVAIWIFAMVAALVGFLPHNFHPASIFLGDTGSLFIGFMMAVFSLKGLKNVTFITLLMPVVIMGVPITDTVYAILRRLLNKKPIMQADKHHLHHRLMQLGLSHRQTVLVIYGLSLVFAFISMLYPLSTLWGSVLLTIGVLFGLELFIESIGLLGDNRQPLLKAIQRFVKRLEKKD from the coding sequence ATGTTTAGTGTAATAGTAAAATTATTTGTAACGATGATCTTATCGGCTGCGATAACTCCTTTTGTAGTGAAATTGGCCTATATTCTAGGAGCAGTGGATAAACCGAATGCTCGGCGGGTGAATATTAAGCCAATGCCTACGATGGGTGGGCTGGCTATTTTTATTGCTTTTAACTTTTCAACGTTTGTCTTATTACGTGAACAATTCCCAACACATGAGTTGTTCAGTGTTTTCTTAGCTGAATGTATTATTATTTTGACTGGGATTATTGATGACATTCGTGAATTATCGCCGAAAGCTAAATTAGCTGGTATTCTGGCAGCAGCACTAGTGATTTATTTCTTAGCTGGAATTAGGATGAATGAAGTAACGTTACCAATTATCGGTTCATTTGAATTAGGTTGGTGGAGTTTACCAATCACTATAATTTGGATCATTGCCATTACCAATGCGGTCAACTTAATTGATGGACTAGATGGGTTGGCAACAGGGGTTTCTATCATAGCCTTATTTACCATGGGGGTTATGGCATATTTCTTCTTGAATATGACTAACGTTTATGTTGCCATTTGGATTTTTGCGATGGTAGCAGCTTTAGTTGGATTTTTACCGCATAATTTCCATCCTGCTAGTATCTTCTTGGGTGATACGGGATCATTATTTATTGGATTTATGATGGCGGTTTTCTCACTTAAAGGTTTGAAAAATGTCACATTTATCACCTTATTGATGCCAGTGGTTATCATGGGTGTGCCAATTACTGATACGGTTTATGCTATTTTGAGACGACTTTTGAATAAAAAGCCGATCATGCAAGCCGATAAGCATCATTTGCACCACAGACTAATGCAACTAGGTTTGTCGCATCGTCAAACAGTCTTGGTTATTTATGGATTATCATTAGTCTTTGCTTTTATCTCAATGCTTTATCCACTTTCAACATTGTGGGGTAGTGTTTTATTGACAATCGGTGTCTTGTTCGGCTTGGAATTATTCATCGAGTCGATTGGATTATTAGGGGATAATCGACAACCATTACTAAAAGCAATTCAAAGATTCGTTAAACGATTAGAAAAGAAAGATTAG
- the yfmH gene encoding EF-P 5-aminopentanol modification-associated protein YfmH — MTEKLEKQTKKLANGLQISVVPLAGFNQVYGLAMTNFGSVDTKVGNKTLPAGIAHFIEHKLFAKPDYDISEKFAKFGANSNAYTSYTKTGYLFQTLENPYENLKVLLDLIQHPYFTEKNVASERGIIDQEIQMYLDMPEWVLEQRILGQLYPNDPIAEDIAGSSSSLQQINHENLLETYRQNYRPDNMNIVLVGDVDFEKVENIVENSDFHTIEQPYAKEFNQFEPIGVGGKEQMDISQARAAYGIRIDTKMSGYDLVKKQFELNMVMETLIGESSKNYQEMSQLNLIDDSFSYNVVAENNYCFIIISGSTNNPEKFQEYLHDHLSYQELKSVLTDEKFERIKRDAIGSYLFAQNSPEAIANQMAELYFYDVDYLELIHMIDSIKKDDVLKISDKFLQDDNCTYYNLLPNRK; from the coding sequence ATGACGGAAAAATTAGAGAAACAAACCAAGAAATTAGCTAATGGTTTACAAATTAGTGTTGTTCCGTTAGCCGGATTCAATCAAGTCTATGGGTTAGCGATGACTAATTTCGGTTCAGTCGATACCAAAGTTGGAAATAAAACGTTACCAGCAGGGATAGCTCACTTTATCGAACATAAATTGTTTGCCAAACCCGATTACGATATTTCGGAAAAGTTTGCTAAATTTGGGGCTAATTCTAATGCCTATACAAGCTATACAAAGACTGGTTATTTGTTCCAAACATTAGAGAATCCGTATGAGAATTTGAAGGTATTACTGGATTTGATTCAACATCCATATTTCACGGAGAAAAATGTTGCTTCTGAACGAGGCATCATTGATCAAGAAATTCAAATGTATTTGGATATGCCAGAGTGGGTTTTGGAACAAAGAATTCTAGGTCAACTGTATCCAAATGATCCGATTGCTGAAGATATTGCTGGCTCAAGTTCTTCATTACAACAAATCAACCATGAGAATTTATTGGAAACTTATCGCCAAAACTATCGCCCAGATAACATGAATATTGTTTTGGTGGGGGATGTGGACTTTGAAAAAGTTGAAAATATTGTAGAAAATTCTGATTTTCATACGATCGAACAGCCATATGCTAAAGAATTCAATCAATTTGAACCTATTGGCGTAGGTGGTAAAGAGCAGATGGACATCAGCCAAGCCCGTGCAGCTTATGGAATCCGAATTGACACGAAGATGTCTGGCTATGATTTAGTTAAAAAACAGTTTGAATTAAATATGGTCATGGAAACTTTGATTGGGGAATCGTCCAAAAATTATCAAGAAATGAGCCAATTAAATTTGATTGATGATAGTTTTTCTTATAATGTTGTTGCAGAAAATAACTATTGTTTTATCATAATTAGTGGGTCTACTAATAATCCTGAGAAATTTCAAGAATATTTGCACGATCATCTTTCTTATCAAGAACTTAAATCAGTTTTAACAGATGAAAAATTTGAGCGTATCAAGCGTGATGCTATTGGTTCTTACTTGTTTGCTCAAAACTCACCTGAAGCGATTGCTAATCAGATGGCGGAACTGTACTTCTATGATGTCGATTATTTGGAATTGATTCATATGATTGACTCAATCAAAAAAGATGATGTTTTAAAAATTTCTGATAAATTCTTACAAGATGATAATTGCACCTACTACAATCTTTTGCCGAATAGGAAGTAG
- the pgsA gene encoding CDP-diacylglycerol--glycerol-3-phosphate 3-phosphatidyltransferase produces the protein MVWNVPNKLTMLRIILIPVFIILLAFNWANLGDIYVANDLIPMNHVLATVVFIVASLTDLLDGKIARKYNLVSNFGKFADTLADKMLVMTAFIFLVSFKMAPAWVVAIIVCRELAVTGLRTIVLEVGGKVMAAQMPGKIKTTTQMLAIIFLLMHNIFFSAINIPIGEIFLYICLIFTIYSGADYFWQSREIFKS, from the coding sequence ATGGTTTGGAATGTACCAAATAAACTAACAATGTTACGGATTATTTTGATCCCAGTTTTTATTATTTTATTGGCTTTTAATTGGGCTAATTTAGGTGACATTTACGTTGCTAATGATTTGATTCCAATGAATCACGTTTTAGCAACCGTTGTGTTCATTGTGGCATCATTGACTGATTTACTTGATGGTAAAATTGCTCGTAAATATAATTTGGTTTCTAACTTTGGTAAATTTGCCGATACTTTGGCAGATAAAATGCTTGTTATGACAGCTTTTATCTTCTTAGTTAGTTTCAAAATGGCTCCAGCTTGGGTCGTAGCAATTATTGTTTGCCGTGAGTTGGCAGTCACTGGTTTAAGAACGATTGTTCTTGAAGTTGGTGGAAAAGTTATGGCAGCGCAAATGCCTGGTAAGATTAAGACTACAACACAAATGCTAGCAATTATTTTCTTGTTAATGCACAATATTTTCTTCTCAGCTATCAATATTCCCATCGGTGAGATCTTCTTGTATATTTGCTTGATTTTCACTATTTACTCTGGTGCTGATTATTTCTGGCAAAGTCGTGAAATTTTTAAATCATAA
- the rny gene encoding ribonuclease Y, with protein MYPAIITFSFAIVTLIVGVLFGYALCKDAYEKKLSQAKQTAADIVSDAKKAAKSLKKETLLEAKDEIHQYREKQEDELKERRRDVQKQENRVLERQDILDKKDQSLEKREENIENNENNISARQHKLDEKDKQLTDTLKEQQAELTRVSNLTREQARKIILDKLNKELIHERAKMIKESDEQAKQRSEKDAKALIVAAIQRSAADTVSESTVTTVTLPNEDMKGRIIGREGRNIRTIEALTGVDLIIDDTPEAVALSAYDPVRREIARMALEKLIEDGRIHPARIEEMVDKSRKEMDDHIREVGEQTVYSLGISSMNPDLIKIIGRMEYRTSYGQNVLNHSIEVAKLSAVMAAELGEDVMLAKRAGLLHDIGKAIDREVDGSHVEIGVDIATKYKEPEVVVNTIASHHGDVEPTSLIATIVAAADAISASRPGARSESMENYIHRLEKLEEIANKHEGVDHSYAIQAGHEIRVMVKPEEISDDQAAILARDMKGEIEDNLEYPGHIKVTVVREVRKVELAK; from the coding sequence ATGTATCCTGCTATCATAACCTTCTCTTTCGCTATAGTAACATTAATCGTAGGTGTCCTTTTCGGATATGCTCTCTGTAAAGATGCGTACGAGAAAAAACTTTCACAAGCAAAACAAACTGCTGCGGATATCGTTTCAGACGCTAAAAAGGCTGCTAAGTCTCTTAAAAAAGAAACTTTACTGGAAGCCAAAGATGAGATTCATCAATATCGTGAGAAACAAGAAGATGAATTGAAGGAACGTCGTCGCGATGTTCAGAAACAAGAGAATAGAGTTCTCGAACGTCAAGATATTTTGGATAAAAAAGACCAATCGCTAGAAAAGCGTGAGGAAAATATCGAGAATAACGAGAATAATATTTCAGCACGACAACATAAACTTGATGAAAAAGACAAACAATTGACTGATACTCTTAAAGAGCAGCAAGCGGAGCTGACAAGAGTAAGTAACTTAACTCGTGAACAAGCAAGAAAGATAATTCTTGATAAATTAAACAAGGAATTAATCCATGAACGTGCCAAGATGATTAAGGAAAGTGATGAACAAGCTAAACAGCGTTCTGAAAAAGATGCTAAAGCTTTGATTGTCGCTGCTATCCAAAGAAGTGCCGCCGATACAGTTTCAGAATCAACTGTCACAACGGTAACTTTGCCTAACGAAGACATGAAGGGTAGAATCATCGGTCGTGAAGGTAGAAATATTCGCACTATCGAAGCGCTCACAGGTGTTGATTTAATTATTGATGATACCCCTGAAGCAGTGGCTTTGAGTGCCTATGATCCGGTCAGACGGGAAATTGCTCGGATGGCTTTGGAGAAATTGATTGAAGATGGTCGAATCCATCCTGCACGTATTGAGGAAATGGTTGATAAGTCCAGAAAAGAAATGGATGATCATATTCGTGAAGTCGGTGAACAAACTGTTTATAGTTTGGGCATTAGCTCAATGAATCCTGATTTAATTAAGATTATTGGACGTATGGAATATCGTACGAGTTACGGTCAAAATGTTTTGAATCACTCAATTGAAGTGGCTAAATTATCCGCTGTAATGGCTGCTGAATTGGGCGAAGATGTTATGTTAGCAAAACGAGCAGGTTTATTACACGATATCGGTAAAGCTATCGATCGTGAAGTTGACGGATCACACGTTGAAATTGGTGTTGATATCGCAACTAAGTATAAAGAACCAGAAGTAGTTGTTAATACAATTGCTTCACATCATGGGGATGTAGAACCAACATCATTAATTGCGACAATCGTTGCCGCCGCAGATGCCATTTCAGCATCACGTCCGGGCGCTAGATCAGAGTCGATGGAGAATTATATTCACCGTCTTGAAAAGCTAGAAGAGATTGCCAACAAGCATGAGGGTGTTGATCATAGTTATGCAATTCAGGCTGGTCATGAAATTCGTGTCATGGTTAAGCCAGAGGAAATTTCTGATGATCAGGCTGCAATTTTAGCTCGTGATATGAAAGGTGAAATTGAAGATAACCTTGAATATCCAGGTCATATTAAAGTTACAGTTGTACGTGAAGTTAGAAAAGTTGAATTAGCGAAATAA
- the yfmF gene encoding EF-P 5-aminopentanol modification-associated protein YfmF, giving the protein MRKTLAKNIFLNINPIKKFRTIKIQVDFLRPLNREETTTRRLLANVMSNSTKDYPSFQAINDREMELYGSEINVYTRNLLNFNDLAFSVEFADPNFLIDGNTQLKDNLDLLGEIIFKPNLSDDKFDETAFETEKRNLMSNLLSIQDNQDLVSTLGLAKLIYRDDPNRQMPIFGSIDELKSLTNEDLLKSYREVIKNDAVVINVVGNVDETEFLNELNDSIFQQELQNDRADLKIELERFDDLIASPASQIDHKHLNQSRIALAYATEGVSKDFSRLAPQIMNLILGGDDQSQLFLQVREKNSLAYSVSSTYQPISHLVMIQAGLDADSVDKALDLINQQINFIKQGKFTDAQVEHAQKVMLTQRKISSDTIQHYIMRSIWETVYPKTLLTDGQFQAELDQLDKKHIASVADHMHAIAQYQLIGD; this is encoded by the coding sequence TTGAGAAAAACATTAGCAAAGAATATTTTCTTAAATATTAATCCCATTAAAAAGTTTCGGACGATTAAAATTCAAGTGGACTTTTTACGTCCTTTAAATAGAGAAGAGACTACAACCCGGAGACTTTTAGCCAACGTGATGTCAAACTCGACTAAAGATTATCCTAGTTTTCAAGCGATAAATGACCGTGAAATGGAATTGTACGGTTCAGAAATTAATGTCTATACGCGTAACTTGTTAAATTTTAATGATTTAGCTTTTAGTGTTGAATTTGCCGACCCAAATTTCTTAATTGATGGCAATACACAATTAAAAGATAACTTGGATCTTCTTGGCGAAATTATTTTCAAGCCTAATTTGTCCGATGATAAGTTTGATGAGACAGCCTTTGAGACTGAAAAACGTAATTTAATGTCTAATTTATTGTCAATCCAAGATAATCAAGATTTAGTTAGTACCTTAGGATTAGCAAAATTGATCTATCGTGATGATCCAAACCGTCAAATGCCAATTTTTGGTAGCATTGATGAATTGAAGAGTCTGACGAATGAAGACTTGTTGAAGAGTTATCGTGAAGTCATAAAAAATGATGCGGTAGTAATTAATGTCGTTGGCAATGTTGATGAGACTGAATTTTTAAATGAATTGAATGACAGTATTTTTCAACAAGAATTGCAAAATGATCGTGCCGATTTGAAGATTGAATTGGAAAGATTTGATGATTTGATTGCCAGTCCTGCTAGTCAAATTGACCATAAACACTTGAATCAAAGTCGAATTGCTTTGGCTTATGCGACAGAGGGTGTTTCTAAGGACTTTAGTCGTCTAGCGCCACAAATTATGAATTTGATTTTGGGTGGTGACGATCAATCACAACTTTTCTTACAAGTGAGAGAAAAGAACAGTTTGGCTTATTCAGTTTCTAGTACGTATCAACCAATCAGTCATTTGGTAATGATCCAAGCTGGTTTAGATGCAGATTCTGTGGACAAGGCCTTAGATTTGATCAATCAACAAATTAATTTTATCAAGCAAGGTAAATTCACTGACGCTCAGGTTGAACATGCCCAAAAAGTGATGTTGACGCAACGCAAGATTTCAAGTGATACGATTCAACATTACATTATGCGGAGTATTTGGGAGACTGTTTATCCAAAAACGTTATTGACTGATGGTCAATTTCAAGCAGAATTGGATCAGCTAGATAAAAAGCATATTGCCAGTGTGGCGGACCACATGCATGCAATTGCTCAGTATCAATTGATTGGAGATTAG
- a CDS encoding helix-turn-helix domain-containing protein, which produces MDEIGQKLRNARIKKGYTIDDLQQITKIQKRYLIAIEEGQFDHLPGDFYVRAFIKQYSDAVGISSDDLLEEYKADIPNSQPTQESAPEETKTRTIKEESNSFFSNLGNYIPQIVVGIVIVVIVGVIAFGMIHRNQSASSVTIPKDNTTQTTKKSAKKKAAKKESKKVAKKTTNEEAVKESDTEGTYTITNAPSDGVKVEVEGNGGQAWIQFKEGSNTTWQQALNSGEKKETTVASDTTTFSVQTGNVKNTKVTIDGKSVDLSKLQSGSSIVRTLTFNIEK; this is translated from the coding sequence ATGGACGAAATTGGCCAAAAGTTAAGAAATGCACGTATCAAAAAAGGTTACACAATTGATGATTTACAACAAATCACAAAAATTCAAAAGCGATATTTGATTGCCATTGAAGAAGGTCAATTTGATCATCTTCCAGGTGACTTTTATGTCCGCGCCTTTATCAAGCAATATTCAGATGCCGTTGGTATCTCAAGTGATGACCTGTTGGAGGAATACAAGGCAGATATTCCTAATTCTCAACCAACACAAGAATCAGCTCCAGAAGAAACAAAGACTCGTACCATTAAGGAAGAATCAAATTCATTCTTCTCTAACTTAGGTAATTACATTCCTCAAATTGTTGTCGGAATTGTAATCGTCGTTATTGTTGGGGTCATTGCATTTGGGATGATACATCGGAATCAAAGTGCCTCAAGTGTGACGATTCCAAAGGATAACACAACTCAAACAACCAAGAAGAGTGCTAAGAAGAAAGCTGCTAAGAAAGAATCTAAGAAGGTTGCCAAGAAGACAACTAACGAAGAAGCTGTTAAGGAATCTGATACTGAAGGTACTTACACTATTACGAACGCCCCTAGTGACGGGGTAAAGGTTGAAGTTGAAGGTAATGGAGGCCAAGCTTGGATTCAATTCAAGGAAGGCTCAAATACTACTTGGCAACAAGCATTGAATTCTGGTGAAAAGAAAGAGACAACTGTTGCAAGTGATACAACAACGTTCTCAGTTCAAACAGGTAATGTTAAAAACACTAAGGTAACAATTGACGGCAAGTCTGTTGATTTGTCAAAACTTCAAAGTGGTAGCAGTATCGTTAGAACTTTGACATTTAATATTGAAAAATAA
- a CDS encoding YigZ family protein, whose amino-acid sequence MQNYKTIAKTGSHEKDIKKSRFIAHIAQTFSEDEANAFIQKIREQESGATHNCTAFIVMENVKIERMSDDGEPSGTAGSPILNVLQQQDLQNVTVVVTRYFGGIKLGAGGLIRAYSSTTAEAVKEIGLVENRIQQGFELTIPYHMFDKFDNYARNEQITLENKQFTADVKCEIYLDLDNVKEDIQNIKDLFQNQIIIKETDKTYKQVPIEAN is encoded by the coding sequence TTGCAAAATTATAAAACAATTGCCAAAACAGGCAGTCACGAAAAAGACATTAAGAAATCACGTTTCATCGCTCACATTGCGCAAACTTTTTCAGAAGATGAAGCTAATGCCTTCATTCAGAAGATCCGCGAACAAGAATCCGGAGCAACGCACAACTGTACAGCTTTCATCGTTATGGAAAACGTTAAAATCGAACGTATGTCAGATGATGGCGAACCAAGTGGAACAGCCGGCTCCCCCATTCTTAATGTTTTGCAACAACAAGACCTACAAAACGTTACCGTGGTCGTCACACGTTATTTCGGTGGTATCAAATTGGGAGCCGGAGGTCTGATTAGAGCTTATTCATCAACAACTGCAGAAGCCGTGAAAGAAATTGGCTTGGTTGAGAATAGAATTCAACAAGGATTTGAACTGACAATTCCTTATCACATGTTTGATAAATTCGATAACTACGCTCGCAATGAACAGATAACCTTAGAAAATAAACAATTCACCGCTGATGTAAAATGTGAAATTTATCTAGACTTAGATAATGTCAAAGAGGATATTCAAAATATTAAAGATCTCTTTCAAAACCAAATCATTATTAAAGAAACCGATAAAACATATAAACAAGTTCCTATCGAGGCAAATTAA
- a CDS encoding nicotinamide-nucleotide amidohydrolase family protein → MKDMVEFFKTIETADFENGVPAQYSDFSKQTVDLLKQDELKITAAESLTAGLFQATVASVPGASNVFDGGFVTYADDVKVQLLGMDPKLITEFTVVSAPVAQAMAKLSAQKIRADIGVGFTGVAGPDPLEGNPVGTVFIGAYNDKNNTEMVKEFHFTGSRQAIREKSVLCGFALVQEII, encoded by the coding sequence ATGAAAGATATGGTTGAATTTTTTAAAACTATTGAAACAGCTGATTTCGAAAATGGCGTACCAGCTCAATACAGTGATTTTTCGAAGCAGACGGTGGATTTGTTGAAGCAAGATGAATTGAAGATCACAGCGGCTGAGAGTTTGACTGCGGGGTTGTTTCAAGCAACTGTTGCTTCTGTTCCTGGGGCTTCCAATGTTTTTGATGGTGGTTTTGTAACTTATGCAGACGATGTGAAAGTTCAATTGTTAGGGATGGATCCGAAATTGATTACTGAATTTACAGTGGTTAGCGCTCCGGTTGCGCAGGCAATGGCTAAATTGTCAGCTCAAAAGATTCGCGCCGACATTGGTGTGGGCTTTACTGGTGTAGCGGGTCCTGATCCGTTGGAAGGTAATCCTGTTGGAACGGTTTTTATTGGGGCATATAACGATAAAAATAATACGGAAATGGTTAAAGAATTCCATTTTACAGGGTCAAGACAGGCAATTCGTGAGAAATCAGTCCTTTGTGGATTTGCTCTCGTGCAAGAAATAATTTAA